The sequence below is a genomic window from Desulfobulbaceae bacterium.
TTTATGATGTTCATCTATGATTGTTTAATCCTCGAGTCCTAATGCAAAACTGATAGCTTCGTTAACGGATCTTAATTTGTCTGGACTGAGTTTAGTAATCAAAGAACCGATCTTTGTTTTTGAGACTGTCTGGATGTGGTCGAAGTTAATGGCACAATCCTTTTTTAGACCATCATCCCGGCAGAGGAAAACTTCACTTGGAATGTCCCTGACAGTTGATGTGATCGGTGCGATAGTAATTTCTCCAAGATAGTCCATCACGGAGCTTCGAGTCAGTATAAGAATTGGGCGCTTTTTGTCTGGCGCCTTAAAATTATACCACCGGATCTCGCCTCTTTTCACATATCCCCCCAATCCTGCTCGTCTTCCCAGTCGTTGAATTCGGAAGTGTTCACAGGACGTGCTTGATAGCCTTTCCTGTGCTTATCTTCTAAGGATGAGGTGGTAAATTTTTTTACAGCTTCTCGCAAAGCGTTTCGAGTGAACGCCGATCTTGTTGTATTTAAGGACTTAACAACGGAGTCAACAACTTTAAGTAAATTTTCATCGAAGGTCATTTGTATAGTTTTCATCATTGCACCTTTTTCCCAACTTGACTTAAGAGGAAGAGTTCTATAGCTAGAATAATCCACATGAAAAGCTA
It includes:
- a CDS encoding type II toxin-antitoxin system PemK/MazF family toxin — its product is MKRGEIRWYNFKAPDKKRPILILTRSSVMDYLGEITIAPITSTVRDIPSEVFLCRDDGLKKDCAINFDHIQTVSKTKIGSLITKLSPDKLRSVNEAISFALGLED
- a CDS encoding CopG family transcriptional regulator, with translation MKTIQMTFDENLLKVVDSVVKSLNTTRSAFTRNALREAVKKFTTSSLEDKHRKGYQARPVNTSEFNDWEDEQDWGDM